From a single Chitinophaga sp. Cy-1792 genomic region:
- a CDS encoding DUF4292 domain-containing protein, giving the protein MRLLLLVGLLGLVTVSCRRPKELARSSFPIADTTHATVIKDNGSEELKKFTDSMLTGIRKNHIDFNSFSGRARFAFENESDSKSGLTVTVRMKKDSIIWISISAPVIDEVVRAVITKDSLKLYNRLKKQLVLRDIDNAKEMLNIPFDFNTLQDLLIGNPVYLTDSVYQVIKTPSVISFSCDNPEFISLFNVYADDYGLQQSKVMDKDSAVKRSCEMTYGDYANIGSRRFPTTRRILVEEKSITKVALDFTRYDFDVPLSFPFNMPSGYKRI; this is encoded by the coding sequence ATGAGATTATTGTTATTAGTGGGATTATTAGGTCTTGTTACTGTGTCCTGCCGCCGGCCCAAGGAACTGGCCCGTAGCTCGTTTCCTATTGCTGACACTACGCATGCCACCGTGATAAAGGATAATGGCAGTGAAGAGCTGAAGAAATTTACTGATTCCATGCTCACCGGCATTCGTAAAAATCATATCGACTTCAACTCCTTCTCCGGCCGTGCAAGGTTTGCCTTCGAAAATGAGTCGGACAGCAAAAGCGGACTTACCGTAACCGTACGCATGAAAAAAGATAGCATCATCTGGATATCTATCTCTGCCCCGGTAATTGATGAAGTAGTAAGAGCCGTCATCACAAAAGACAGCCTGAAATTATATAACCGCCTGAAAAAGCAGTTAGTGCTGCGTGATATTGACAATGCAAAGGAAATGCTGAATATTCCTTTCGATTTCAATACCCTGCAGGACTTGCTGATTGGCAATCCTGTTTATCTGACAGACTCTGTTTACCAGGTGATAAAAACGCCTTCAGTCATCTCTTTCAGCTGTGATAATCCTGAATTTATCAGCTTGTTTAATGTGTATGCAGATGATTACGGTTTGCAGCAGAGTAAGGTGATGGACAAGGATAGCGCGGTGAAACGCAGTTGTGAAATGACGTATGGCGATTACGCAAACATCGGAAGCCGCAGGTTTCCGACTACCCGCAGGATTTTGGTGGAAGAGAAGAGCATAACCAAGGTAGCGCTGGATTTTACGCGCTATGATTTTGATGTGCCGTTGTCGTTTCCATTCAATATGCCTTCCGGCTATAAACGAATTTAA
- the porV gene encoding type IX secretion system outer membrane channel protein PorV has protein sequence MIRKLTLSLVFIYSTFTSLRTSAQRIDSTGQLDGRTNTINTAVPFLRITPDARSGAMGDVGLAISPDASSMYFNLSKIPFADVKSSVAVTYTPWLKELVNDVFLATVSGYTKLNDNEAISGSLRYFSLGTINFRDITNTDQGNFHPREFALDAGYARKLNEHFGIGLTGRYIYSNLAGGQTINDQTIRPGKAFAADVSGFYTKDFEKDDGTVNKLSVGLAITNIGTKISYTSSAQNKDFLPTNFGLGAAYTLSLDEMNTLTWALDINKLMVPTPDTSGNYRNKSSIEGMFSSFGDAPGGLKEELQELMYSLGMEYWYNKQFAVRAGYFNENKNKGNRKYFTAGVGIKYDIFGINFSYLVPSGSGIQRNPLSNTLRFTLTFDLGTKDESRTGW, from the coding sequence ATGATCCGAAAGTTAACTTTGAGCCTGGTGTTCATATATAGTACTTTCACAAGTTTAAGAACCTCAGCCCAGCGTATAGACTCTACTGGTCAATTAGATGGTCGTACCAATACTATTAACACAGCTGTTCCTTTCTTGAGAATTACACCTGATGCCCGTAGCGGTGCAATGGGTGATGTGGGACTTGCCATCTCTCCGGATGCATCTTCCATGTATTTCAATCTTTCTAAAATCCCCTTTGCCGACGTTAAATCAAGTGTTGCTGTAACCTATACTCCGTGGCTGAAAGAATTAGTTAATGATGTATTTCTGGCTACAGTCAGCGGTTATACGAAGTTGAACGATAATGAGGCAATTTCAGGATCACTGCGTTATTTTTCTCTTGGTACCATCAACTTCCGTGACATTACCAACACCGACCAGGGTAACTTCCATCCCAGAGAATTTGCACTGGATGCAGGTTATGCCCGTAAACTCAATGAGCATTTCGGTATTGGCCTGACAGGTCGTTATATTTACTCCAACCTGGCTGGTGGCCAGACGATCAACGACCAGACTATCCGTCCGGGAAAAGCATTCGCTGCGGATGTTTCAGGGTTCTATACCAAAGACTTTGAGAAAGACGACGGTACTGTTAATAAGCTGAGCGTAGGTTTGGCTATTACCAATATCGGTACAAAAATTTCCTATACCAGCTCTGCACAGAACAAAGATTTTCTGCCTACCAACTTCGGTCTGGGTGCGGCATATACCTTATCGCTCGATGAAATGAATACCCTTACCTGGGCTCTGGACATCAACAAACTGATGGTACCAACACCAGATACAAGTGGTAACTACAGAAATAAATCTTCCATAGAAGGGATGTTCTCTTCCTTTGGTGATGCGCCTGGTGGCCTGAAAGAAGAGCTACAGGAGCTGATGTATTCACTGGGTATGGAATACTGGTACAACAAGCAGTTTGCTGTAAGAGCCGGTTATTTCAATGAAAACAAAAATAAGGGTAACCGTAAGTATTTCACCGCAGGTGTAGGTATCAAATATGATATCTTCGGTATCAACTTCTCTTACCTGGTGCCTTCCGGCTCCGGTATTCAGCGAAACCCGCTGAGCAATACCCTCCGTTTTACGCTGACTTTCGACCTTGGAACAAAGGATGAAAGCAGAACCGGATGGTAA
- a CDS encoding SUMF1/EgtB/PvdO family nonheme iron enzyme yields MRRLTSLSLLVGTSVMLSMTACHKDGGGLFGKKKESSSATGWNYNDPKMGGFSVAKNKNQQTGPGLVFVQGGTFAMGATEQDVMGDWNNIPRRITVSSFYIDESEVANVHYREYLYWLSRMYGESFPDIYRQALPDTLVWRSELAYNEPLVEYYFRHPAYNDYPVVGVNWKQATDYCKWRSNRVNEKLLMDKGLLSKADVGNQSDDNTFDTKAYMAGLYEGTPGKMSKGTKGEFKNPDGTPRNAQFEDGIMLPNYRLPTEAEWEYAALGYIGQNPGPSKKEGKHGEELIMNKQVYSWGTNTSGLRDIRRGNFQGMFLANFKRGSGDNMGVAGGLNDRASIPGPVRSFFPNTFGIYNMSGNVSEWVLDVYRPLSPIDGDDFNYFRGNKFQTVYLNGDKEMEKDSLGHVKMRDVTDEESANRLNYQKGDVINYLDGDSLSMVEYGYGLTTLINDKSHVIKGGSWNDRAYWLSPGTRRYMQEDMANNTVGFRCAMDRVGSPEGNKFKTGNLFKKQRQKR; encoded by the coding sequence ATGCGTAGATTAACCTCTTTGTCATTGCTCGTAGGTACCAGCGTAATGCTATCCATGACTGCCTGTCACAAAGACGGCGGGGGGCTTTTCGGCAAAAAGAAGGAATCATCTTCTGCTACTGGCTGGAACTACAACGACCCTAAAATGGGAGGTTTCAGCGTGGCTAAGAATAAGAACCAGCAAACCGGACCTGGTCTTGTATTTGTTCAGGGCGGTACTTTTGCCATGGGCGCCACCGAGCAGGACGTAATGGGCGACTGGAATAACATTCCACGTCGTATTACAGTTTCCTCCTTTTACATTGACGAATCTGAAGTAGCAAACGTTCACTATCGCGAATACCTTTACTGGCTGAGCCGTATGTACGGGGAGTCTTTCCCTGATATCTACCGCCAGGCATTACCAGATACCCTGGTTTGGCGTAGCGAACTGGCTTACAACGAGCCACTGGTAGAATATTACTTCCGCCACCCTGCGTACAACGACTATCCTGTAGTAGGTGTTAACTGGAAACAGGCAACTGACTATTGTAAATGGCGTTCCAACCGTGTAAACGAAAAGTTACTGATGGACAAAGGTCTGCTCTCCAAAGCAGATGTTGGTAATCAGTCAGACGATAACACCTTCGATACCAAAGCCTATATGGCCGGTTTGTATGAAGGAACTCCGGGCAAAATGTCCAAAGGCACCAAAGGTGAATTTAAAAACCCTGATGGTACCCCACGTAATGCCCAGTTCGAAGATGGTATCATGCTCCCTAACTACCGCCTCCCAACAGAAGCAGAATGGGAATATGCAGCCCTTGGCTATATCGGCCAGAACCCTGGTCCTTCCAAAAAAGAAGGCAAACACGGGGAAGAGCTCATCATGAACAAACAGGTATATTCCTGGGGAACCAACACGAGCGGCTTACGTGATATCCGCCGTGGTAACTTCCAGGGTATGTTCCTCGCCAACTTCAAACGCGGATCCGGTGATAACATGGGTGTGGCCGGAGGTTTGAACGACCGTGCTTCCATTCCCGGACCGGTTCGCTCCTTCTTCCCTAACACATTCGGTATCTATAATATGTCCGGTAACGTTAGCGAATGGGTACTTGACGTGTACAGACCACTCAGCCCTATCGATGGCGATGACTTCAACTACTTCCGTGGTAACAAATTCCAGACTGTTTACCTGAATGGTGACAAGGAAATGGAAAAAGATAGCCTCGGCCACGTTAAAATGCGTGACGTAACAGATGAAGAAAGTGCTAACCGCCTCAACTACCAGAAAGGTGATGTAATCAACTACCTCGATGGTGACTCCCTCTCCATGGTGGAATATGGTTATGGCCTTACTACCCTCATCAACGACAAATCTCACGTAATCAAAGGTGGTAGCTGGAACGACCGCGCTTACTGGCTCTCTCCAGGTACACGCCGTTACATGCAGGAAGATATGGCCAACAATACCGTAGGTTTCCGTTGCGCTATGGACCGTGTAGGTAGTCCTGAAGGTAACAAATTCAAAACTGGTAACCTGTTCAAAAAACAACGCCAGAAGAGATAA
- a CDS encoding tetratricopeptide repeat protein → MRLYITVIGLSFSLLTVACGSSKKSANTVIRNPELLKQRSDSLFFAAQRSKMKGDYRTALTQYSDYLRLDKSNAVVYYEIARLLMDNHNGPYAINYARRAATMDTANHWFQQLLADAYAVNEKFDSAALVYKSLSQKYPENEDYLFNQGILLSKANQPAAALAAFNQLESKTGVVEEVTYQKQKLLLKMDKADEAAAEIKKLIATNPAEIRYYYLLAELYDANDQLKDATAVYNDILSKDPQNARALIALATYAKKSGNMDGYWSYLTRAFANPNYSIDEKVAYVYPYLQMLETDSTKFDEGLRLTHLIIQSHPNDAKAYALQGDLFSQVDMLDSAQADYRLALKLDKTRFSVWYQQMWICSRKEDPKALQAISDTVTTLFPKEFMGFYFNGLAHYLQQQFPEAITSLNTGLALGNVEKRFAADAYSLLGDAYHATGQHNMSDSSYEKALAIRPKDASVLNNYSYYLSLRGENLEKAAEMSRRSLEIDPDSPTFMDTYAWILFRQEKYEEAKEWMDKALENPDARQNPNMLEHYGDILYNLKDVTKAVEYWQMAKDKGASSVDLTRKIAEKRYIQ, encoded by the coding sequence ATGCGTTTATACATTACAGTTATAGGGCTGTCGTTTTCATTGTTGACAGTAGCCTGCGGTTCCTCAAAAAAATCTGCAAATACCGTCATCAGAAACCCCGAGTTGTTGAAGCAACGTTCGGACAGTCTTTTCTTTGCTGCCCAGCGTTCCAAAATGAAAGGAGATTACCGTACTGCATTAACACAGTACTCCGATTATTTACGCCTGGACAAAAGCAATGCTGTAGTGTATTATGAAATTGCCCGCCTGCTGATGGACAACCATAATGGCCCCTATGCCATTAACTATGCAAGGCGCGCCGCTACCATGGATACAGCTAATCATTGGTTTCAGCAGCTGCTGGCAGATGCCTACGCGGTTAACGAAAAATTTGACAGCGCTGCCCTGGTATATAAATCATTAAGCCAGAAATACCCTGAAAATGAGGACTACCTCTTCAATCAGGGTATTTTGCTTTCTAAGGCCAATCAGCCCGCTGCAGCGCTGGCAGCCTTTAACCAGCTGGAAAGCAAAACCGGTGTGGTGGAAGAAGTAACCTATCAGAAACAGAAATTGCTGTTGAAGATGGACAAAGCTGATGAAGCTGCTGCAGAAATCAAAAAGCTCATCGCTACCAATCCGGCCGAAATCAGGTACTATTACCTCCTCGCCGAATTATATGATGCCAACGATCAGCTCAAAGATGCAACAGCTGTCTATAACGACATTCTCAGCAAAGATCCGCAGAATGCCAGGGCACTGATCGCATTGGCTACCTACGCGAAAAAATCCGGTAATATGGACGGGTACTGGAGTTACCTGACCCGCGCCTTCGCCAATCCAAACTATAGTATCGACGAAAAGGTCGCTTATGTTTATCCTTATCTTCAGATGCTGGAAACTGATTCCACCAAGTTTGATGAAGGACTACGCCTGACGCACCTGATCATTCAATCACATCCCAACGATGCCAAAGCATATGCTTTACAGGGAGATTTATTTTCCCAGGTAGATATGCTCGACAGCGCACAGGCCGACTACCGGCTGGCCCTGAAGCTGGATAAAACCCGCTTCTCCGTATGGTACCAGCAGATGTGGATATGTTCCCGCAAGGAAGATCCCAAAGCACTACAGGCCATCAGCGATACTGTTACAACATTGTTCCCTAAAGAGTTTATGGGCTTTTACTTCAATGGTCTGGCCCATTATCTGCAGCAACAGTTCCCGGAAGCTATTACCTCCCTGAATACAGGCCTGGCCCTGGGAAATGTAGAAAAGAGATTTGCAGCAGATGCCTATTCCCTGTTGGGAGATGCCTATCATGCTACCGGACAGCATAATATGTCGGACAGCAGCTATGAAAAGGCATTGGCAATCCGTCCAAAAGACGCCTCCGTGCTGAATAACTACAGCTATTACCTGTCACTCAGAGGTGAGAACCTGGAAAAGGCTGCTGAAATGTCCAGGAGATCACTGGAAATTGATCCGGATAGCCCTACTTTCATGGATACCTACGCCTGGATACTATTCCGCCAGGAAAAATATGAGGAAGCGAAAGAGTGGATGGATAAAGCACTGGAAAACCCCGATGCACGCCAGAATCCTAATATGCTGGAGCATTACGGGGATATCCTCTATAATCTGAAAGATGTTACAAAAGCAGTAGAATACTGGCAGATGGCCAAAGATAAAGGAGCTTCTTCTGTGGACCTCACCAGGAAAATCGCTGAGAAAAGATATATTCAATAA
- the ispF gene encoding 2-C-methyl-D-erythritol 2,4-cyclodiphosphate synthase, whose translation MSSIRIGLGVDFHQLVEGREFWLGGVLIPHHKGALGHSDADVLLHAICDAMLGALALGDIGVHFPDTDNTYKNIDSKILLSRCAQLIGERGYQVVNVDSTLCLEAPKIKPYVPQMQAVIAERLRISVDDVSVKATTTEKMGFVGREEGVMAYATVLLEKYNN comes from the coding sequence ATGAGCAGTATTCGTATTGGACTGGGAGTAGACTTCCATCAACTGGTAGAAGGCCGTGAATTTTGGTTAGGAGGTGTGCTGATTCCTCATCATAAAGGAGCATTGGGGCATAGCGATGCAGATGTGTTGTTACACGCTATCTGTGATGCGATGCTGGGTGCGCTCGCTTTGGGAGATATCGGTGTACATTTCCCGGATACTGACAATACTTACAAAAACATAGATAGCAAAATTTTGTTATCCCGTTGTGCCCAGCTGATCGGTGAAAGAGGTTACCAGGTGGTAAATGTGGATAGTACTTTATGTCTGGAAGCACCGAAAATCAAGCCTTATGTACCGCAAATGCAGGCTGTAATTGCGGAGCGTCTGCGGATCAGTGTGGATGATGTATCTGTAAAGGCTACCACCACTGAAAAAATGGGTTTTGTTGGCCGTGAGGAAGGTGTGATGGCATATGCCACCGTACTGCTCGAAAAGTACAATAATTAA
- the bcp gene encoding thioredoxin-dependent thiol peroxidase, protein MAVVLKEGDKAPVFKGKDQHGKTISLTDYKGKKVILYFYPKDNTPGCTAQACNLRDNYTELLKKGYVVVGVSTDSEQSHQKFIEKFELPFTLLADDDHKVVNQYGVWGEKKMMGKTYDGTHRTTFLINGDGVIEHIIKKPDTKNHTEEILELWK, encoded by the coding sequence ATGGCAGTAGTATTAAAAGAAGGCGATAAAGCGCCTGTATTCAAGGGAAAAGACCAGCATGGTAAAACCATATCACTGACCGATTATAAAGGCAAAAAAGTGATACTGTATTTCTATCCGAAGGATAATACCCCTGGTTGTACTGCACAGGCCTGCAACCTGAGAGATAATTACACCGAACTTTTGAAAAAAGGCTATGTGGTTGTTGGTGTAAGTACCGACAGTGAGCAGAGCCACCAGAAATTCATTGAGAAATTTGAGCTGCCGTTTACCTTACTGGCAGATGATGACCATAAGGTAGTAAACCAGTATGGTGTCTGGGGAGAGAAAAAGATGATGGGTAAAACCTATGATGGTACACATCGTACTACTTTCCTGATCAATGGTGATGGTGTTATTGAGCATATTATCAAAAAGCCGGATACTAAAAATCATACAGAAGAGATTCTGGAACTCTGGAAGTAA
- the porU gene encoding type IX secretion system sortase PorU has protein sequence MKLPCIYILFLLILLIGNSLVIAQPYTNHSVLSSGNWYKLAVGQSGVYRLDAAFLKKIGLNPDQVKASQIQLYGNHGRMLPENNLRRPDDLQQIALFINDGGDNIINGNDYILFYTPGPHQWIYNNSSSAWLHQYNIYSDSAWFFLTVGPEATSLRIQQETQLKTPQQQAYSFDYHTFYENDSLNFLRSGKQWYAEEFSLDPTAGSRHSYKFSLPGIPQGPVTVNMRVAARGVNGSNFQVSLNKQAAATAYLLPVSGNVFESFATAATGTGGVYISDSIIKADVDFLQGDNNARGWLDYLEIIARCPLQIPPSGMLEFRNDRTQLNNNITGYYLYNASEQTQIWDVTDLWKPVMLRTRQAGDSMLCTVAADIPREMLAFDPVKAPQPVAIGKIANQDLHAVSARMIIATVPALYGPASRLAQWHTQQGLPTTVITMDQVYNEFASGSPDPTALRDFLRMQYVRGEAPAYLLLFGAASYDYRQRIKNNTNMVPSWQSTASLDPVSSYVSDDYFGLLQENDDISRTDIRNELQVSIGRIPARNATEAATVVDKIINYREKANQGDWRNRLIFIADDEDNNLHLDDAEYLTQQVGNNAPSFNINKIYLDAYQRTTAGGAPQYPAAVKELNRRINLGALMVNYTGHGSNTRLAEENVVDANTITQWNNEDRLPLLLTATCDFAPFDNPAVYSPGQQLLLQRPSGAIALMTTTRAVFAASNKIMNSNYITAAFTRTRDGNWKSLGEAAREAKNLTYAAGSDLINNRKFQLLGDPALTLAYPQWKVVIDSIDGQQPGTDVIALAALRPVKIAGHLEDEAGNSLPDYNGILSATIFGVPVKTFTLGNTAGSIVVPFLQQDNVIFRGTQTISAGKFSMSVMIPSDAVSAGQGKISLYASGGMADATGYNVQFSVNSIATGEVDHEGPVIQAWINNRQFVNGDKVGPDVILLADIQDPGGINILGRDTAHNILALLDNTEYIALNDYFSASLGSYSEGTVAFPLLNLTAGPHTVVIKAWDSYNNASGKTIDFVVTEKGTVALDDVACYPNPFHDQTKFVFTHNQQGQTVILTIQVFDLSGKLMKTLRDTIIPGSNRFDGMPWDGTGDSGARLSPGLYLYRLTISSNGKKKVKGGKVVFF, from the coding sequence ATGAAACTACCCTGTATTTACATACTGTTCCTCCTTATTTTGCTGATTGGTAACAGTTTGGTAATTGCCCAGCCCTACACAAACCATTCTGTACTCTCGTCCGGAAACTGGTATAAATTGGCGGTTGGTCAATCCGGCGTGTACCGCCTGGATGCTGCCTTCCTGAAAAAAATCGGACTCAATCCTGATCAGGTTAAAGCCAGTCAGATACAACTCTATGGAAATCACGGGCGTATGCTACCGGAAAATAACCTTCGCCGCCCTGACGATCTGCAACAAATAGCGCTCTTCATAAACGACGGGGGCGATAATATAATTAACGGAAACGACTATATCTTATTTTATACACCGGGCCCGCATCAGTGGATATATAACAATTCTTCGAGCGCCTGGTTGCACCAGTATAATATATATAGCGACAGCGCCTGGTTTTTTCTGACGGTAGGTCCGGAGGCCACCAGCTTGAGAATACAGCAGGAAACCCAGCTGAAAACGCCGCAACAGCAGGCATATAGCTTTGATTATCACACCTTTTATGAAAATGATAGCCTGAATTTCCTGCGTAGTGGCAAACAATGGTATGCAGAGGAGTTTAGTCTGGACCCCACTGCGGGTAGCCGCCACAGTTATAAATTTTCTTTGCCGGGCATACCGCAGGGACCTGTTACGGTGAACATGCGCGTGGCTGCCAGGGGTGTCAATGGCAGTAATTTCCAGGTTAGTCTGAATAAGCAGGCCGCCGCCACCGCCTACCTGCTGCCTGTCAGTGGTAATGTATTTGAATCCTTTGCCACGGCAGCAACCGGCACTGGGGGCGTGTATATCAGTGATAGTATTATTAAGGCAGATGTAGACTTTTTACAGGGAGATAATAACGCCCGCGGATGGCTGGATTATCTGGAGATCATCGCCAGATGTCCGCTACAGATACCTCCTTCAGGAATGCTGGAATTCAGGAACGACAGAACCCAACTAAACAACAATATCACGGGATATTACCTGTATAACGCCAGCGAACAAACGCAGATATGGGATGTGACCGATTTGTGGAAGCCGGTAATGCTTAGAACCAGGCAGGCAGGAGACTCCATGCTTTGCACCGTAGCGGCGGATATTCCCAGGGAAATGCTGGCCTTTGACCCGGTAAAGGCACCGCAACCTGTGGCTATAGGCAAAATTGCCAACCAGGACCTCCATGCAGTGAGTGCCCGTATGATCATCGCCACCGTGCCGGCTTTATATGGCCCCGCATCGCGGCTGGCCCAGTGGCATACGCAGCAGGGGCTTCCTACGACAGTAATTACCATGGACCAGGTCTATAATGAATTTGCTTCCGGAAGTCCGGACCCTACTGCCCTGCGTGACTTCCTGCGTATGCAGTACGTACGCGGTGAGGCGCCGGCTTACCTGCTGCTGTTTGGCGCCGCTTCCTACGATTATCGGCAGCGGATAAAAAATAATACCAATATGGTCCCGTCGTGGCAGAGTACTGCTTCACTCGATCCGGTAAGCTCTTATGTTTCGGACGATTACTTTGGACTGCTGCAGGAAAATGATGATATAAGCAGAACGGATATACGAAATGAATTGCAGGTGTCTATAGGGCGTATTCCGGCAAGAAATGCGACAGAGGCAGCCACTGTTGTTGATAAAATTATTAATTACAGGGAGAAGGCCAACCAGGGAGATTGGCGTAACAGATTGATTTTTATTGCAGATGATGAAGATAATAACCTTCATTTGGACGATGCGGAATATCTCACCCAACAGGTCGGGAATAATGCCCCATCTTTCAATATCAACAAAATATACCTCGATGCCTACCAGCGCACCACTGCCGGGGGAGCGCCGCAATATCCGGCGGCGGTAAAGGAATTGAACCGGCGAATCAATCTGGGTGCCTTGATGGTCAATTATACAGGGCATGGCAGTAATACCCGTCTGGCAGAGGAAAATGTTGTTGATGCCAATACTATTACCCAATGGAATAATGAAGACCGGTTACCCTTATTGCTGACGGCTACCTGTGATTTTGCGCCTTTTGATAACCCTGCAGTATATTCGCCGGGACAGCAGTTATTATTGCAGCGTCCTTCAGGGGCCATTGCCCTGATGACCACTACGAGAGCAGTTTTTGCAGCTTCCAATAAAATCATGAACAGTAATTACATTACCGCGGCGTTTACACGTACCCGTGATGGTAACTGGAAAAGTTTGGGAGAGGCAGCCAGAGAAGCTAAGAACCTGACGTATGCCGCCGGAAGTGATCTGATTAATAACCGTAAATTCCAGTTGCTGGGCGATCCAGCACTGACATTGGCATATCCACAGTGGAAGGTGGTAATAGATAGTATAGACGGGCAGCAGCCGGGTACTGACGTGATTGCATTGGCAGCATTGCGTCCTGTGAAAATAGCAGGGCATCTGGAAGATGAAGCTGGCAACAGCCTTCCGGATTATAACGGTATCTTATCTGCCACGATCTTTGGGGTACCGGTGAAAACCTTTACACTGGGGAATACAGCTGGAAGTATAGTAGTACCTTTCCTGCAGCAGGATAATGTTATTTTCAGAGGCACGCAAACTATCAGTGCCGGGAAGTTTTCGATGTCGGTGATGATCCCTTCGGACGCCGTGTCTGCAGGGCAGGGGAAGATAAGTTTATATGCCAGCGGAGGTATGGCAGATGCTACAGGATACAATGTTCAGTTTTCTGTAAACAGTATCGCTACGGGAGAAGTGGATCATGAAGGTCCAGTAATCCAGGCCTGGATTAATAACAGGCAGTTTGTGAATGGGGATAAAGTAGGGCCGGATGTGATCTTACTGGCTGATATTCAGGACCCTGGCGGAATAAACATACTTGGCAGGGATACCGCACATAATATTCTTGCATTATTAGACAATACAGAATATATTGCATTAAATGATTATTTTAGCGCATCTTTGGGTAGCTATAGCGAAGGGACTGTGGCATTCCCGTTATTAAACCTTACAGCTGGGCCACATACGGTCGTTATTAAAGCCTGGGATTCGTATAATAATGCATCTGGCAAAACGATTGACTTTGTGGTAACAGAAAAAGGCACTGTGGCGTTGGATGATGTAGCCTGCTATCCAAATCCTTTTCACGATCAGACGAAATTTGTATTTACACATAACCAACAGGGACAAACGGTTATATTAACCATACAGGTATTTGACTTAAGTGGAAAACTGATGAAAACTTTAAGAGACACAATAATTCCGGGAAGCAACCGTTTTGATGGAATGCCCTGGGATGGTACCGGGGATTCGGGAGCGAGATTATCCCCAGGTTTATATCTTTATCGACTAACTATTAGCAGTAACGGTAAGAAAAAGGTCAAGGGCGGAAAAGTTGTATTTTTTTAA
- the dut gene encoding dUTP diphosphatase, giving the protein MAEVIVKIINKSDNELPAYATADAAGMDLRAHLETALTLQPMERTLVPTGLFMELPAGYEAQIRPRSGLAIKQGLTLLNTPGTIDADYRGEVKIIMINLSTEPQTIQPGDRIAQMVVAPFVQATIEPVEILSTTDRGTGGFGHTGKS; this is encoded by the coding sequence ATGGCTGAAGTAATTGTAAAAATCATCAATAAGTCTGATAACGAACTACCTGCTTATGCTACCGCTGATGCGGCAGGAATGGACCTCAGAGCACACCTGGAAACAGCACTGACCTTACAACCGATGGAACGTACCCTCGTTCCTACCGGTCTGTTTATGGAGCTGCCTGCCGGTTATGAGGCACAGATCCGCCCCCGTAGCGGCCTGGCTATCAAGCAGGGACTGACACTCCTCAATACACCTGGCACTATTGATGCAGATTACAGAGGAGAAGTGAAAATTATTATGATCAATTTATCCACCGAACCACAAACCATTCAACCTGGCGACCGTATCGCACAAATGGTGGTAGCACCGTTTGTACAAGCTACCATTGAGCCGGTTGAAATACTCAGTACTACTGATCGTGGAACAGGCGGATTTGGTCATACCGGTAAATCCTGA